From the Glandiceps talaboti chromosome 10, keGlaTala1.1, whole genome shotgun sequence genome, one window contains:
- the LOC144441158 gene encoding RNA-binding protein RO60-like: MADDKTPSQQEPLMNDQIKNEAGGYVWEVTDMKRLQRFLCLGSEGGTYYIKDNIELGKQNIECIDRLIDNGDGEKLVEELTKYSVEGRTAKQEPLMLALAMCARSSDLKTKQAAYKALGDICRIPTQLFAFIDNVERIGKESSGTGWGRAQRRAVQKWYNDKKPTSLALAVTKYKQRNGWSHKDLLRLAHIKPANDGIGMIFKYIIKGYDAVKEGYKTDEASEDLAKVFKFLTAVEDLKNTADENLALHLIEEYHLVREHVPTTRLKSKSIWKALLREMPMTAMIRNLGKMTNIGVLIPESEGVQMVCDRLRDDTALHKARIHPFNVLLAMKTYQAGQGEKGKLKWMPNAVIIQALEYAFYGSFKSIEATGKRYVLSLDVSGSMSYGNVNGAKCITAALASAAMLMVTARTEDEKNYDILAFSDKMVPVPINASMKLDEVCRAMSDIAMGATDCAQPMLWAMEQKKLVDVFMVYTDCETWAGKTHPAQALRQYREAMDIQAKLIVCAMTSTGFTIADANDAGMLDIAGFDSGTPEIIRSFSMDHF; encoded by the exons ATGGCAGATGACAAAACTCCATCGCAGCAAGAGCCGTTAATGAACGACCAGATCAAGAATGAGGCCGGAGGATATGTTTGGGAAGTGACAGACATGAAACGACTGCAGCGTTTTCTTTGTCTAGGATCCGAGGGCGGAACTTATTATATCAAAGACAATATTGAACTTggcaaacaaaatattgaatgtatagATCGGCTTATTGATAATGGCGATGGGGAGAAACTAGTCGAAGAACTTACAAAATACAGTGTTGAAGGCAGAACAGCGAAACAGGAGCCTCTAATGTTAGCGCTTGCTATGTGTGCACGAAGTTCTGATTTGAAAACCAAGCAAGCTGCATACAAAGCTTTAGGAGATATATGTCGTATTCCAACACAATTGTTTGCTTTCATTGATAATGTGGAACGGATAGGTAAAGAGTCTAGCGGGACTGGATGGGGACGTGCTCAGAGGAGAGCTGTACAGAAATGGTACAATGATAAGAAACCCACATCCCTTGCACTAGCGGTCACCAAGTATAAACAAAGGAATGGTTGGTCACATAAGGATTTATTGCGGTTAGCACATATCAAACCTGCTAATGATG GAATTGGCATGATCTTCAAATACATAATCAAGGGATATGACGCAGTAAAAGAAGGCTACAAGACAGACGAAGCCAGTGAGGATTTGGCAAAAGTTTTCAAGTTCTTGACGGCAGTTGAAGATCTGAAAAACACTGCAGATGAAAACCTTGCCTTACATCTGATTGAAGAGTACCATCTTGTGAGAGAACATGTCCCAACTACGAGACTGAAATCAAAAAGT ATTTGGAAAGCACTGTTGAGAGAGATGCCAATGACAGCCATGATTAGAAACTTAGGTAAGATGACCAACATTGGGGTACTTATACCAGAAAGTGAAGGTGTACAAATGGTGTGTGATCGACTACGTGATGACACAGCCCTGCACAAAGCGCGTATACATCCATTCAATGTACTGTTAGCAATGAAGACATACCAAGCTGGGCAGGGAgagaaaggaaagttgaagtGGATGCCCAATGCTGTTATTATCCAGGCATTGGAATATGCATTTTATGGATCCTTCAAG AGTATTGAGGCCACTGGTAAACGATACGTACTGTCTCTAGACGTTAGTGGTTCCATGTCCTATGGAAATGTGAACGGTGCCAAGTGTATCACTGCTGCCCTTGCCTCAGCAGCCATGCTGATGGTCACAGCTAGAACAGAGGATGAGAAAAACTATGACATCCTGGCATTCTCCGATAAAATGGTCCCAGTACCCATCAATGCATCCATGAAACTGGATGAAGTGTGTAGGGCTATGTCTGAT ATTGCTATGGGTGCCACTGACTGTGCCCAACCAATGCTATGGGCAATGGAGCAGAAGAAACTCGTGGATGTGTTTATGGTGTACACAGATTGTGAAACGTGGGCAGGTAAAACCCACCCAGCACAGGCTCTCCGACAATACCGGGAAGCCATGGACATCCAAGCTAAACTAATTGTTTGTGCCATGACATCCACCGGATTCACCATTGCCGATGCCAATGATGCCGGAATGCTGGATATTGCCGGATTTGATTCCGGAACTCCAGAAATCATCCGCAGCTTTTCCATGGATCACTTCTAA